A region from the Arvicola amphibius chromosome 12, mArvAmp1.2, whole genome shotgun sequence genome encodes:
- the LOC119827686 gene encoding mediator of RNA polymerase II transcription subunit 14-like, whose translation MAPVQQENHQVIPPGGGSGSASAPAPPPPGAALAAAAAAAASPGYRLSTLIEFLLHRAYSELMVLTDLLPRKSDVERKIEIVQFASRTRQLFVRLLALVKWANDAGKVEKCAMISSFLDQQALLFVDTADRLASLARDALIHARLPSFAIPYAIDVLTTGSYPRLPTCIRDKIIPPDPITKTEKQATLHQLNQILRHRLVTTELPPQLANLTVANGRVKFRVDGEFEATLTVMGDDPEVPWRLLKLEILVEDKETGDGRALVHSMQIDFLHQLVQSRLFADEKPLQDMYNCLHCFCLSLQLEVLHSQTLMLIRERWGDLVQVDRYHAGKCLSLSVWNQQVLGRKTGTASVHKVTIKMDENDVSKPLQIFHDPPLPASDSKLVERAMKIDHLSIEKLLIDSVHARAHQKLQELKAVLRSFNANENSSIETALPALIVPILEPCGNSECLHVFVDLHSGMFQLMLYGLDQATLEDMEKSVNDDMKRIIPWIQQLKFWLGQRRCKQSIKHLPTVTTETLQLSNCSTHPIGNLSKNKLFIKLTRLPQYYIVVEMLEAPNKPTQLDYKYYVMSVSTPDGEDSPVTALLLQQFKDNIQDMVSSTKTGKQTRTGTKHKWSDDPCPVESKKAKLSGDTCAFDKVLAHFVAMCDTNMPFVGLRLELSNLEIPHQGVQVEGDGFSHAIRLLKIPPCKGVNEDTQKALDRSLLDCTFRLQGRNNRTWVAELVFANCPLNGTSTREQGPSRRVYLTYENLLSEPVGGRKVVEMFLNDWSSIARLYECVLEFARSLPDIPAHLNIFSEVRVYNYRKLVLCYGTTKGSSISIQWNSIHQKFHISLGTVGPNSGCSNCHNTILHQLQEMFNKTPNVVQLLQVLFDTQAPLNAINKLPTVPMLGLTQRTNTAYQCFSILPQSSTHVRLAFRNMYCIDIYCCSRGVVAIRDGAYSLFDNSKLVEGFYPAPGLKTFLNMFVDSNQDARRRSVNEDDNPPSPIGGDIMDSLISQLQPPQQQPFPKQPGSSGVYPLTSPPASYHTTVNQSPSMIHTQSPGALDPSSPYTMVSPSGRAGNWPGSPQVSGPSPATRLPGMSPANPSLHSPVPDVSHSPRAGTSSQPMPTNMPPPRKLPQRSWAASIPTILTHSALNVLLLPSPTPGLVPGLAGSYLCSPLERFLGSVIMRRHLQRIIQQETLQLINSNEPGVIMFKTDALKCRVALSPKTNQTLQLKVTPENAGQWKPDELQVLEKFFETRVAGPPFKANTLIAFTKLLGAPTHILRDCVHIMKLELFPDQATQLQWNVQFCLTIPPSAPPIAPPGTPAVVLKSKMLFFLQLTQKISVPPQEPVSIIVPIIYDMASGTTQQADIPRQQNSSATAPMMVSNILKRFAEMNPLRQETISMATD comes from the coding sequence ATGGCCCCAGTGCAGCAGGAGAACCACCAGGTGATTCCTCCGGGCGGGGGCAGCGGCTCGGCGTCCGCCCCGGCTCCTCCGCCGCCGGGAGCCGCGCTGGCGGCGGCAGCTGCGGCCGCAGCTAGCCCTGGTTACCGGCTTAGCACGCTCATTGAATTTCTGCTGCACCGGGCCTACTCGGAGCTCATGGTATTGACGGACTTATTACCAAGGAAATCTGAtgtggaaaggaaaatagaaattgtACAGTTTGCTAGCCGGACCCGGCAACTCTTCGTTCGATTATTAGCTTTAGTCAAATGGGCTAATGATGCTGGCAAAGTAGAAAAGTGTGCGATGATCTCTAGCTTTTTGGATCAGCAAGCTCTCTTGTTTGTGGACACCGCTGACCGCTTGGCCTCCTTAGCTAGAGATGCACTGATCCACGCACGCCTGCCTAGTTTTGCTATCCCGTATGCCATTGATGTGCTGACTACTGGGTCTTATCCACGACTTCCAACCTGCATCAGGGATAAAATTATTCCTCCAGACCCCATTACCAAAACTGAGAAACAAGCCACGCTTCATCAGCTTAATCAGATTCTCAGACATCGGCTTGTCACAACAGAGCTTCCTCCGCAGCTCGCGAATCTTACAGTGGCAAATGGCCGCGTGAAGTTTCGAGTTGATGGAGAATTCGAGGCGACCTTGACAGTAATGGGGGATGATCCAGAAGTCCCGTGGCGCCTTCTCAAGCTAGAAATCCTAGTTGAGGATAAGGAAACGGGAGATGGCCGAGCTTTGGTTCATAGCATGCAAATCGACTTTCTCCATCAGTTGGTGCAGTCCAGGCTTTTTGCTGATGAGAAGCCTCTTCAGGACATGTACAACTGCCTGCATTGCTTCTGCTTGTCTCTTCAGTTAGAAGTGTTACACTCCCAGACTCTGATGTTAATCCGAGAGAGGTGGGGTGACCTTGTGCAAGTGGACAGGTATCATGCTGGAaagtgcctctctctctcagtttggAACCAACAGGTTCTAGGAAGAAAAACAGGCACAGCGTCTGTTCACAAGGTTACAATTAAAATGGATGAGAATGATGTCTCCAAGCCTTTACAGATTTTTCACGATCCTCCTTTGCCAGCTTCGGATTCTAAATTAGTCGAAAGAGCTATGAAGATTGACCACCTGTCAATAGAAAAGCTCCTGATTGACAGTGTCCATGCAAGAGCCCACCAGAAGCTGCAGGAACTGAAGGCCGTTCTTAGAAGCTTCAACGCTAACGAAAACTCTTCCATAGAGACTGCACTTCCGGCTCTTATTGTTCCCATCTTGGAGCCCTGTGGTAATTCGGAGTGCCTGCACGTTTTTGTCGATTTGCATTCTGGAATGTTCCAGTTGATGCTTTATGGACTTGACCAGGCCACTCTGGAGGACATGGAAAAATCTGTGAATGATGATATGAAGCGGATCATCCCTTGGATCCAGCAGCTAAAGTTTTGGCTTGGACAGCGGCGTTGCAAGCAGTCTATAAAACATCTGCCTACGGTAACCACAGAAACGCTGCAGCTTTCCAACTGCTCAACGCATCCCATTGGAAacctctccaagaacaagctgTTCATTAAGCTTACCCGCCTTCCACAGTACTACATTGTTGTGGAAATGCTTGAGGCTCCCAATAAGCCCACTCAGCTAGACTACAAGTATTACGTCATGTCTGTGAGCACTCCGGATGGTGAAGACAGCCCTGTCACGGCACTGCTGCTGCAGCAATTCAAGGACAACATCCAGGACATGGTTTCCTCCACGAAGACTGGGAAACAGACCAGAACTGGTACCAAGCACAAATGGTCTGATGACCCGTGTCCAGTAGAAAGCAAGAAAGCCAAACTGTCAGGAGACACGTGTGCCTTTGATAAAGTTCTAGCTCATTTTGTCGCTATGTGTGACACCAACATGCCATTTGTAGGGCTTCGATTGGAGCTGTCCAACCTGGAGATACCACATCAGGGAGTGCAAGTGGAAGGTGACGGCTTCAGCCACGCAATTCGCTTGTTAAAAATTCCTCCCTGTAAGGGAGTAAACGAGGACACCCAGAAGGCCCTGGACCGCTCTCTTCTTGATTGCACTTTCCGATTACAAGGCAGAAACAACCGCACCTGGGTGGCAGAGTTAGTGTTCGCAAACTGTCCGCTCAATGGCACTTCCACCAGGGAGCAAGGACCATCCCGGCGTGTGTACCTCACGTATGAAAATCTGCTGTCTGAACCTGTTGGTGGTAGAAAAGTGGTTGAAATGTTTCTTAATGACTGGAGCAGCATTGCCCGATTATATGAATGTGTGTTGGAGTTTGCACGTTCTCTACCAGACATACCTGCTCATCTGAATATTTTCTCCGAAGTTCGTGTTTATAATTACCGAAAACTCGTCTTGTGTTATGGAACCACCAAAGGAAGCTCAATTAGTATCCAGTGGAATTCCATTCACCAGAAATTTCACATTTCTTTGGGAACAGTTGGCCCAAACTCTGGGTGCAGTAACTGTCACAATACCATTCTCCACCAGCTTCAAGAAATGTTCAACAAAACACCGAATGTGGTTCAGCTGTTACAGGTGCTGTTTGATACTCAGGCGCCGCTGAATGCCATCAACAAACTCCCTACTGTGCCAATGTTGGGCTTGACTCAGCGAACTAACACTGCCTACCAGTGTTTCTCCATTCTACCGCAGTCATCCACCCACGTCAGACTGGCCTTCAGGAACATGTACTGCATTGATATATACTGCTGTAGTCGAGGGGTCGTGGCAATACGGGATGGTGCCTATAGTCTTTTTGATAACAGCAAGTTAGTTGAAGGCTTCTATCCTGCGCCCGGATTGAAGACATTCCTGAACATGTTTGTTGATAGCAACCAGGATGCTCGGAGAAGATCTGTAAACGAGGATGATAACCCCCCTTCTCCTATAGGAGGGGATATAATGGACTCTTTAATATCACAGCTCCAGCCACCTCAGCAGCAGCCGTTTCCAAAGCAGCCAGGAAGTTCAGGCGTTTACCCTCTTACTTCCCCTCCTGCGTCCTACCACACCACAGTGAATCAGTCTCCGTCTATGATCCACACCCAGTCTCCAGGAGCCCTTGACCCTAGTTCTCCGTACACTATGGTGTCACCGAGTGGTCGAGCAGGAAACTGGCCTGGATCTCCTCAAGTGTCTGGACCCTCACCAGCAACCCGTTTGCCTGGAATGTCACCAGCCAACCCGTCTCTACATTCTCCTGTTCCCGATGTTTCTCATTCCCCTCGAGCTGGCACAAGTTCCCAGCCAATGCCAACCAACATGCCTCCGCCTCGCAAACTACCTCAGCGCTCCTGGGCAGCATCCATACCCACCATCCTCACTCACAGTGCCTTGAATGTCCTACTGTTACCCTCTCCAACGCCGGGCCTTGTGCCTGGCCTGGCAGGCAGTTACCTCTGTTCGCCGCTTGAGAGATTCCTTGGATCTGTCATCATGAGACGACACCTTCAGCGGATTATTCAGCAGGAAACGTTGCAGCTGATCAATTCCAACGAACCCGGTGTGATCATGTTCAAGACAGATGCCCTGAAATGCAGAGTAGCCCTTAGTCCCAAAACCAACCAGACCCTTCAGCTGAAAGTAACACCTGAAAATGCCGGACAGTGGAAACCTGATGAGCTTCAAGTGTTGGAGAAATTCTTCGAAACAAGAGTTGCAGGACCACCGTTTAAAGCCAACACACTCATAGCCTTCACCAAGCTGTTGGGAGCGCCAACACACATCCTCCGTGACTGTGTGCACATTATGAAGTTGGAGCTGTTCCCAGACCAAGCGACACAGCTACAATGGAATGTTCAGTTTTGCCTCACCATCCCTCCCAGCGCACCGCCGATTGCACCTCCTGGGACACCGGCCGTGGTGTTGAAATCcaaaatgctcttctttcttcaACTGACTCAGAAGATATCAGTCCCTCCCCAAGAACCTGTCAGTATAATAGTTCCCATCATTTATGACATGGCTTCAGGTACCACCCAGCAGGCAGACATTCCCAGACAGCAGAACTCTTCTGCGACTGCGCCCATGATGGTCAGCAACATCCTGAAGAGGTTTGCAGAGATGAACCCACTGCGACAAG